A genomic window from Leishmania braziliensis MHOM/BR/75/M2904 complete genome, chromosome 19 includes:
- a CDS encoding putative histone H3 variant: MAGVTKSAVAAKHPSKSVASRKANRMSRKMAKRQVKEQHAGAAGTKRQHRWRPGTVALREVRKYQHSTEMLISRSPFRRLVKEVMSTIKDTMRMRSSALEAIQEATECYIVNLLGDANLCTIHAKRVTLYPKDLQLAMRLRGDRA; encoded by the coding sequence ATGGCTGGAGTCACCAAGTCTGCTGTTGCGGCGAAGCACCCGAGCAAGAGTGTGGCGAGCCGCAAGGCCAACAGGATGAGCCGCAAGATGGCCAAGAGGCAGGTCAAGGAACAGCACGCAGGTGCTGCCGGCACCAAACGTCAGCATCGCTGGCGCCCAGGCACTGTTGCCCTGCGTGAAGTGCGGAAGTACCAGCACTCGACGGAAATGCTGATCTCGCGTTCCCCGTTCCGTCGCCTTGTGAAGGAAGTCATGTCCACCATCAAGGACACAATGCGCATGCGCAGCTCCGCTCTGGAGGCGATCCAGGAAGCGACGGAATGCTACATTGTGAACCTGCTCGGCGACGCGAATCTGTGCACCATACATGCCAAGCGTGTGACGCTCTACCCAAAGGACCTGCAGCTCGCGATGCGCCTCCGTGGGGACCGCGCGTAG
- a CDS encoding putative extracellular receptor: MRTLCSPRPRCSAVALLAAAVYVMFFCLLTSSVRGVVASKSVTESVVPLAASDASPSNATGGDSEGLVWVILIDLSRTAMTEASLSEAVTAFLTNSSATHQYLTTLLRPAPIILDTGGSLLTALTQITALLGDPLTFPSILFLAETADVSASVVDVLRQNDKTSDILIVSAHSSNVRLCDPDMNLRTMCMVPHDMLNVRGLLEVVSNQLNWHSMSLVFSSDGYGEGVSRAVTSQVQTASTTATIVAQTFMSGAASTTDDDAVVTAITKYRARGMGCFLSEAEMRRLHAAVERNNRTASTVFLIASRESLNVLPSLTGDINTTAKPWGAIFVSAYTPPAELVSQGFFPTTHGSAVDEYSAFVLSHLLDGLLMVDATKGAINNMTALRAARFNGYTGKVAFDSIYYQRVETVFSLITAIHTVRNPLVTWSLKDYSSDAHQVNVIPEVTRALVKTSPLRTAKICMTSPSSCVLTQMVMSMLFVLTMHNQNVSGNDGDDVFNFYPVAISTDASGITGLASLIPIARTCTVLTGPGSDTVTMAFTPVVNKFQVPQLDYAVSSDDFTDHPHMYPFFSRSLPKSTFADGAVTHICAHYGWERVIIITSNDQFGISRAQSMRTAMQQQNLYVEATYYLSDSENATVADCMTKIYAKLVSRIIIVVNPFTAAQAETFFRLSDHLTYMRQYIFFMDSALCHAAAASATGDALRQKLPSSICIYPNVTQTRLAELNALYTSSGYATTRQEMRKVMSDGGFLSSVESCDTSSISPYAGFAVDAGYVLIDAVSRAVAANASLNVARSLLPYIRSTSIDNFTGNCTIDSTGNRLYAAYSINIQPWSGAPLFIGTWNSRTSPALDITESSFLWLTNSTVVPLDTFRDASFVLGSALSASPGTIVISVLGFILTISIFYFCYRHYRIQRRIEQALESNRFPVTDEELRRLRGIKDDV; encoded by the coding sequence ATGCGCACGCTGTGTTCACCGCGGCCTCGCTGCTCAGCGGTCGCGctgctcgccgctgccgtgtaCGTCATGTTTTTCTGTCTGCTAACCTCCAGTGTGCGCGGCGTTGTGGCGAGCAAGTCTGTGACGGAGAGCGTGGTGCCACTCGCCGCGTCTGATGCAAGTCCCAGCAATGCGACAGGCGGCGACTCGGAAGGACTGGTGTGGGTGATCCTGATTGACCTGAGCCGCACCGCCATGACGGAGGCTTCGCTTTCGGAGGCAGTAACGGCCTTCCTAACAAACTCGTCCGCGACGCACCAGTACCTGAccaccctcctccgccccGCCCCGATCATCCTCGATACCGGCGGCAGCCTCCTCACCGCCCTGACGCAGATAACTGCCCTGCTTGGCGACCCGCTCACCTTTCCGAGCATCCTGTTCCTGGCTGAAACAGCAGACGTCTCGGCGTCGGTGGTGGATGTGCTGCGGCAGAACGACAAGACGTCCGACATCCTCATTGTCTCTGCCCACTCATCGAacgtgcgcctgtgcgaTCCAGACATGAACCTGCGCACCATGTGCATGGTACCGCACGACATGCTCAACGTCCGTGGACTGCTCGAGGTCGTGTCGAATCAGCTGAACTGGCACTCCATGAGCCTCgtcttcagcagcgacggctaTGGCGAGGGTGTGAGCAGGGCCGTTACGTCACAGGTACAGACGGCGTCCACGACAGCGACAATTGTGGCGCAAACATTCAtgagcggcgctgcctcgACGACAGACGACGATGCTGTCGTTACCGCCATCACGAAGTACCGCGCGCGAGGCATGGGCTGTTTCCTCTCAGAGGCAGAGATGCGTCGCCTGCACGCCGCTGTGGAGCGCAATAACCgcaccgccagcaccgtcttCCTCATCGCCTCGCGTGAGAGCCTGAACGTGCTGCCGAGCCTGACGGGTGACATCAACACAACCGCGAAGCCGTGGGGTGCCATTTTCGTCTCCGCCTACACGCCTCCGGCAGAGTTAGTCAGCCAAGGCTTCTTTCCCACAACGCACGGCTCCGCTGTGGATGAGTACAGCGCTTTCGTTCTGAGTCACCTGCTCGATGGCCTTCTCATGGTGGACGCCACGAAGGGGGCGATCAACAACATGAccgcgctgcgcgccgccCGCTTCAACGGCTACACAGGCAAAGTTGCCTTCGATTCTATCTACTACCAGCGCGTGGAGACCGTGTTCTCCCTCATCACGGCTATCCACACGGTGCGTAACCCACTCGTGACGTGGAGTCTGAAGGACTACTCCTCTGACGCACATCAGGTCAATGTAATCCCAGAAGTGACGCGGGCACTCGTCAagacgtcgccgctgcgcaccgcAAAGATATGCATGACGTCGCCCTCCAGCTGCGTCCTCACGCAGATGGTAATGTCAATGCTATTTGTGCTCACAATGCACAACCAGAACGTCTCGggcaacgacggcgacgacgtctTCAACTTCTACCCTGTTGCCATCAGCACGGACGCGAGCGGCATCACTGGACTGGCATCGTTGATCCCGATTGCCCGCACGTGCACGGTGCTCACCGGGCCGGGCTCTGACACGGTGACCATGGCGTTCACCCCGGTGGTAAACAAGTTTCAGGTCCCACAGCTGGATTACGCCGTTTCGAGCGACGACTTCACCGACCACCCACACATGTATCCGTTCTTCTCGCGGAGTTTGCCGAAGAGCACCTTTGCGGATGGCGCGGTGACGCACATTTGCGCGCACTATGGGTGGGAACGGGTGATCATCATTACTTCGAATGACCAGTTTGGCATCTCGCGCGCACAGTCGATGAGGacggcgatgcagcagcagaaccTCTACGTGGAGGCGACCTACTACCTCTCTGACAGCGAGAACGCCACCGTGGCGGACTGCATGACGAAAATATACGCCAAACTGGTGAGCCGCATCATCATTGTCGTGAATCCattcacagcagcacaggcagAGACCTTCTTCAGACTCAGCGACCACCTCACCTACATGCGCCAGTACATCTTCTTCATGGACAGTGCGCTCTgccacgccgctgcggcctcGGCGACCGGCGATGCGCTGCGTCAGAAACTACCGAGTTCCATCTGCATCTACCCTAACGTGACGCAGACCCGCCTGGCAGAACTGAACGCTCTCTACACGAGTAGCGGCTACGCGACGACGCGGCAGGAGATGCGCAAGGTTATGAGCGACGGGGGCTTCCTCTCGTCGGTGGAGTCCTGTGACACCAGCTCCATCAGCCCCTACGCGGGCTTCGCCGTGGACGCCGGCTACGTCCTGATCGACGCCGTCTCTCGCGCCGTCGCTGCGAATGCGTCACTGAACGTTGCTCGCAGTTTGCTGCCGTACATCCGCAGCACGTCCATTGACAACTTCACAGGCAACTGCACCATCGACTCCACTGGTAACCGCCTCTACGCGGCCTACTCGATCAACATCCAGCCCTGGAGCGGCGCCCCACTCTTCATTGGCACCTGGAACTCGAGGACGTCACCGGCGCTCGACATTACGGAGTCGTCCTTTCTATGGCTTACAAACAGCACCGTGGTACCACTCGACACGTTCCGCGATGCCTCCTTCGTCCTTGGCTCGGCCCTGTCGGCTTCCCCGGGGACCATCGTCATTTCCGTCCTCGGCTTCATCCTCACCATTTCTATCTTCTACTTCTGCTACCGCCACTACCGCATACAGAGGCGCATTGAGCAGGCGCTGGAGTCGAACCGATTCCCGGTGACTGACGAGGAGCTCCGTCGCCTGCGCGGCATCAAGGACGACGTGTAG